The following coding sequences lie in one Klebsiella huaxiensis genomic window:
- a CDS encoding helix-turn-helix domain-containing protein — protein sequence MQAAKTVPVFKLYGEDHGWPTPDLLHCESILQRSRLYEWHIRVHQHAELVQLLYLHKGRAEIEIEGATTVMTESCIQVVPALCIHGFRFSPGTEGYVLSLALPLLRRFENQFGRQLDVLGQPQCVSVKESRGHIRALFTALREEYCEDHDAREMMLHSLLGALLVWLNRQYLPTPVTEDKAERKRSVMRHFSRLIESHYREHMPLAEYARLVGLSVTHLNYLCREFYGCSALGVLHQRLMLEARRNLQYTSMTIAQLSDYLGFTDAAYFSRFFRRYSGESPKAFRKKIK from the coding sequence ATGCAGGCAGCGAAAACCGTTCCCGTTTTTAAACTGTATGGCGAAGATCACGGCTGGCCAACTCCCGACCTCCTGCACTGCGAATCGATACTTCAGCGTAGTCGTCTGTATGAGTGGCATATCCGTGTGCATCAGCATGCTGAGCTGGTACAGCTGCTTTACCTGCATAAAGGGCGGGCAGAAATCGAAATCGAAGGGGCAACCACTGTGATGACTGAATCCTGCATTCAGGTTGTTCCTGCGCTTTGTATTCACGGGTTTCGGTTTTCTCCGGGGACGGAAGGATACGTTTTGTCACTGGCGCTACCGCTGCTCAGACGTTTTGAAAACCAGTTTGGTCGTCAGTTGGATGTACTCGGTCAGCCACAATGCGTGTCGGTGAAAGAGTCCCGGGGCCATATCCGGGCGCTTTTTACCGCCTTGCGAGAAGAGTATTGCGAGGATCACGATGCGCGCGAGATGATGCTGCATTCTCTATTGGGGGCGCTGCTGGTGTGGTTAAATCGGCAGTATCTCCCGACGCCGGTTACGGAGGACAAAGCGGAACGCAAACGTAGCGTTATGCGTCATTTTTCTCGTCTTATTGAAAGCCACTATCGTGAGCATATGCCTTTAGCGGAGTACGCCAGGCTAGTGGGGCTATCTGTGACGCACTTGAATTATTTGTGCCGTGAATTTTATGGCTGCAGTGCCCTTGGTGTTTTACACCAAAGGTTGATGCTTGAGGCTCGTCGCAATCTGCAATACACCAGCATGACCATTGCTCAACTTTCTGATTATTTAGGATTTACTGATGCAGCCTATTTCTCTCGTTTCTTTCGTCGCTATAGCGGTGAATCGCCTAAAGCATTTAGGAAAAAAATAAAATAA
- the pobA gene encoding 4-hydroxybenzoate 3-monooxygenase — MRTQIAIIGAGPSGLLLGQLLHRAGIQTVILERQTPEYVLGRIRAGILESGTVDLLREAGAARRMDTEGLVHHGVEFLFDGKRVPVALTELTEGKSVMVYGQTEVTRDLMAARAECGAPIIYGVSDVTINDAKSDRPSVSFVSDGESIRLECDFIAGCDGFHGVSRQSIPSGVLKEYESVWPFGWLGLLADTPPVNPELIYAHHERGFVMCSQRSLTRSRYYLQVPLSEKVDDWADERFWEELKLRLPDELATRLVTGHSLEKSIAPLRSYVVEPMQYGRLFLVGDAAHIVPPTGAKGLNLAASDVNYLWRILREYYHHGRTDLLASYSRFALDRVWKGERFSWFMTRLLHDFPQQSEFDRKMQAADRRYYLESRAGLTTIAENYVGLPIERVA; from the coding sequence ATGAGAACACAGATTGCGATTATCGGAGCGGGTCCTTCCGGGCTGCTGTTAGGGCAGTTATTACATCGCGCCGGGATCCAAACCGTCATCCTCGAACGGCAAACGCCAGAGTACGTGCTGGGGCGGATCCGCGCGGGGATTCTGGAAAGTGGAACGGTGGATTTGCTGCGTGAAGCAGGGGCTGCCCGGCGGATGGATACGGAAGGGCTGGTACATCATGGGGTTGAGTTTTTGTTTGACGGCAAGCGCGTGCCGGTTGCTCTGACGGAGCTTACTGAAGGTAAAAGTGTGATGGTTTACGGTCAGACCGAAGTGACGCGGGATTTAATGGCGGCACGGGCGGAATGCGGAGCACCGATTATTTATGGCGTCAGCGATGTCACTATTAATGATGCGAAAAGTGACCGACCGTCGGTCTCTTTTGTCAGCGATGGTGAAAGCATTCGCCTCGAGTGTGACTTTATTGCTGGTTGCGATGGATTTCACGGCGTTTCCCGACAAAGTATCCCGTCAGGGGTTCTTAAAGAGTATGAAAGCGTCTGGCCCTTTGGCTGGCTGGGGTTACTGGCTGATACGCCACCAGTTAACCCAGAGTTGATTTATGCCCATCATGAGCGCGGATTTGTAATGTGTAGTCAGCGCTCACTAACTCGAAGCCGTTACTATTTACAGGTACCGCTAAGCGAAAAGGTTGATGACTGGGCTGATGAACGTTTCTGGGAAGAGTTGAAGCTGCGCTTGCCCGATGAGCTGGCTACCAGGTTAGTGACTGGTCACTCACTTGAAAAGAGTATTGCGCCGCTACGCAGTTATGTGGTGGAACCCATGCAATATGGGAGGCTATTTCTGGTGGGTGATGCGGCGCATATCGTTCCGCCGACCGGAGCGAAAGGCTTAAATCTGGCCGCATCCGATGTGAACTATTTATGGCGGATCCTACGTGAATATTACCACCATGGTCGCACTGACCTGCTGGCAAGCTACTCCCGCTTCGCCCTGGACCGCGTGTGGAAAGGCGAGCGATTCAGCTGGTTTATGACTCGCCTGCTGCATGATTTCCCGCAACAAAGCGAGTTTGATAGAAAAATGCAGGCGGCAGATCGTCGCTATTATCTTGAATCACGCGCCGGGCTCACCACTATCGCTGAAAACTACGTCGGTCTGCCGATAGAGCGCGTGGCATAA
- a CDS encoding threonine/serine exporter family protein: MQADRATQRAITRLCIQCGLFLLQHGAESALVEELSTRLGRALGMDSVESAISSNAIVLTTIKDGECLTSTRKNTDRGINMHVVTEVQHIVIMAEHKLLDYKDVEKRFAQIKPLRYPRWLLVVMVGLSCACFCKLNNGGWDGALVTFCASSVAMYIRQLLTHRSMHPQINFCLTAFVATTISGLMLRLPIFATTPTVAMAASVLLLVPGFPLINSVADMFKGHINTGLARWAIASLLTLATCIGVVMAMTMWGLRGWA; this comes from the coding sequence ATGCAAGCAGACAGGGCAACCCAGCGCGCAATAACGCGATTGTGCATTCAATGTGGTCTTTTCTTATTACAACACGGCGCAGAGAGCGCACTGGTTGAAGAGCTTTCAACACGTTTAGGCCGGGCGTTGGGTATGGATAGCGTTGAAAGCGCGATTTCCTCTAACGCGATCGTGCTCACAACAATAAAGGATGGCGAATGCCTGACGTCAACGCGAAAAAATACCGATCGCGGTATTAACATGCACGTTGTCACGGAGGTTCAGCATATTGTCATCATGGCGGAGCATAAGTTACTGGATTATAAAGATGTTGAAAAACGCTTTGCTCAAATCAAACCGCTGCGCTATCCGCGCTGGTTGCTGGTTGTCATGGTTGGTCTCTCCTGCGCCTGCTTCTGCAAACTCAATAACGGCGGCTGGGATGGTGCTCTCGTTACCTTTTGCGCCAGTTCAGTAGCAATGTATATTCGCCAGTTGTTAACCCATCGCTCAATGCATCCGCAGATTAACTTCTGCCTTACTGCCTTTGTGGCGACCACAATTTCTGGGCTAATGCTGCGCCTGCCTATTTTCGCCACGACACCGACGGTAGCAATGGCCGCCAGCGTGCTATTGCTGGTACCCGGCTTCCCGCTGATTAACTCCGTTGCCGACATGTTTAAAGGGCATATCAATACCGGCCTTGCCCGCTGGGCTATCGCCAGTCTGCTCACCCTCGCCACCTGTATTGGCGTGGTAATGGCAATGACGATGTGGGGGTTACGCGGATGGGCATAA
- a CDS encoding threonine/serine exporter: MGIIMYLFALLQDMALAAIPAVGFAMVFNVPQRALRWCALLGAIGHGSRMVMMTAGFNIEWATFLAALLVGCIGIQWSRWYLAHPKIFTVAAVIPMFPGISAYTAMISAVKISHFGYSEEMMIMLLSNFLKASSIVGALSIGLSIPGLWLYRKRPRV; the protein is encoded by the coding sequence ATGGGCATAATCATGTATCTCTTTGCCCTGCTGCAGGATATGGCCCTGGCCGCTATTCCCGCCGTTGGCTTCGCCATGGTATTTAACGTACCGCAGCGCGCGCTGCGTTGGTGTGCTTTGTTGGGTGCCATCGGTCATGGTTCGCGCATGGTGATGATGACGGCAGGCTTTAATATCGAATGGGCAACTTTCCTTGCTGCTCTGCTGGTTGGCTGTATCGGGATCCAATGGTCCCGTTGGTATCTGGCGCACCCGAAAATTTTCACCGTTGCGGCGGTCATTCCGATGTTCCCCGGTATCTCCGCCTATACTGCGATGATCTCGGCGGTAAAAATCAGCCATTTTGGTTACTCAGAAGAGATGATGATTATGCTGTTGAGTAACTTTCTCAAAGCATCGTCTATTGTTGGCGCGTTATCTATCGGTCTTTCTATTCCAGGGCTTTGGCTGTATCGCAAGCGCCCGCGCGTATAG